The Anguilla anguilla isolate fAngAng1 chromosome 4, fAngAng1.pri, whole genome shotgun sequence genome has a window encoding:
- the LOC118224517 gene encoding G-protein coupled receptor 54-like — protein MLGVPPNSSGSAVLGNESCKLAKLCNDSAKFEPPFLVDAWLVPLLFAILMVIGLAGNSLVIYVISKHKRMQTATNFYIANLATTDIIFLVCCVPFTAVLYPLPSWVFGDFMCKFVSYIQQVSAQATCVTLTAMSVDRWYVTVCPLRSLSCRTPQVTTLVSIGIWIGSFLVSVPVPMYSKTMLGEWYGPQVYCTENFPTLFHKKAFILYNFLAVYMLPLVTTCICYMVMLNRMGHTFVEPLENNHQLQVLSERSVAMKTKVSRMVVVIVLLFTLCWGPIQFYILAQAFSPHFRHNYCTYKLKIWAHCMSYTNSCINPIVYAFMGVNFRKAFKRAFPCIFKQRVAVAQPAHGTANTEMHFFS, from the exons TGCCCCCGAACAGCTCAGGATCCGCTGTTCTTGGTAACGAGTCCTGCAAGTTGGCGAAGCTCTGCAACGATTCAGCCAAATTCGAGCCCCCGTTTCTGGTAGACGCATGGCTCGTGCCGCTTCTCTTCGCTATTTTAATGGTGATCGGACTGGCAGGAAATTCACTGGTCATCTATGTGATTTCTAAACACAAGAGAATGCAAACTGCAACTAACTTCTATATTG CTAACCTGGCAACCACTGACATCATTTTTCTGGTGTGCTGTGTTCCATTCACTGCCGTGCTGTATCCGCTTCCCAGCTGGGTCTTTGGTGACTTCATGTGCAAGTTCGTCAGCTATATCCAACAG gTGTCAGCACAGGCAACCTGTGTAACACTGACAGCAATGAGTGTGGATCGTTGGTATGTCACTGTATGCCCACTGCGTTCCCTGAGTTGTCGAACCCCACAAGTTACCACGCTGGTCAGCATTGGAATCTGGATCG GCTCGTTCCTGGTGTCTGTGCCAGTGCCAATGTACAGCAAGACCATGCTGGGTGAGTGGTATGGTCCCCAGGTCTACTGCACAGAGAATTTCCCCACTCTTTTCCACAAGAAGGCTTTCATTCTCTACAACTTCCTGGCTGTGTACATGCTCCCACTGGTAACCACCTGCATCTGCTACATGGTTATGCTGAATCGCATGGGTCACACCTTTGTGGAGCCTCTTGAAAACAACCACCAG CTGCAGGTCTTGTCGGAGCGCTCCGTGGCCATGAAGACCAAAGTTTCCCGCATGGTGGTGGTGATCGTGCTGCTCTTCACTTTGTGCTGGGGCCCCATCCAGTTCTACATCCTTGCGCAGGCCTTCAGTCCACACTTCCGTCACAACTACTGCACCTATAAGCTGAAGATCTGGGCCCACTGCATGTCCTACACCAACTCTTGCATCAACCCCATTGTTTATGCCTTCATGGGCGTCAATTTCCGCAAAGCCTTCAAACGAGCTTTCCCTTGCATTTTCAAACAGCGTGTGGCAGTTGCCCAGCCAGCACATGGCACTGCCAAcactgaaatgcactttttctcTTAG
- the arid3a gene encoding AT-rich interactive domain-containing protein 3A, which yields MKLQAVMENLHRQQRAKLLMELEQQQQQQQQQAGQSQARNAAQSDVGNAGDELMGSPNPETEHAQMAALAAMRAVAAGLQRAPDSPVSERSSAGEDEEEEDDEEGEETYKDMMGSEEEERIKQKWDEEDFEGEMEDDYEDDLGEEGVPAGRDTVMGKGILLLPHRRLHPHSQLIKARPLTDQEPRVSAVPPHGSHSQLGGQDHGDWTYEEQFRQLYELDGDPKRKEFLDDLFSFMQRRGTPVNRIPIMAKQVLDLYMLYQLVTEKGGLVEVINKKLWREITKGLNLPTSITSAAFTLRTQYMKYLYPYECDKRGLSNPNELQAAIDSNRREGRRQSFGSTLFTYSPNGTPTMLSSPKLSMSGMGMPGGTNGTPLTPVQKIKKEDDSGQPLSGAGRMPVALAGHSVMAAQAAAVQAAAAQAAMAAQVAALEQLRDKLEAGEPPEKKMALASEEHQRLLQRALQHNLLAMTAQMPMNIRINSQDGRQDSALNLTTNGMSSISMSVELNGVVYTGVLFAQAAGSAPSGPSGSSGSSNSKAPGGRSGSQPVPHTPTSSNNTSP from the exons ATGAAGCTTCAAGCTGTGATGGAGAatctgcacaggcagcagagAGCCAAACTGCTGATGGAattggagcagcagcagcagcagcagcagcagcaagcagGCCAGTCCCAGGCGCGAAACGCAGCCCAGTCCGACGTTGGAAACGCCGGGGACGAGCTCATGGGGAGCCCAAACCCTGagactgagcacgctcagatgGCGGCGCTGGCCGCCATGCGGGCCGTGGCAGCCGGCCTGCAGAGGGCCCCCGACAGCCCCGTGTCAGAGCGCAGCAGCGCgggagaggatgaggaggaggaggacgacgaagAAGGCGAGGAAACGTACAAGGACATGATGGgctcagaggaggaggagcgtaT AAAGCAGAAGTGGGACGAGGAGGACTTTGAAGGGGAGATGGAGGACGATTATGAAGATGACCTGGGTGAGGAGGGGGTGCCTGCAGggagggacacagtgatggGGAAGGGCATTCTCCTGCTCCCTCACCGCCGGCTACACCCCCACTCCCAGCTGATCAAGGCCCGGCCTCTTACGGACCAGGAGCCTCGAGTATCGGCTGTCCCACCCCACGGCTCTCACAGTCAGCTGGGTGGCCAGGATCACGGGGACTGGACTTATGAGGAGCAATTCAGACAG CTCTATGAATTGGATGGGGACCCCAAGCGCAAGGAGTTCCTGGACGACTTGTTCAGCTTCATGCAGAGGAGAG GAACCCCAGTCAACAGGATCCCCATCATGGCCAAGCAGGTGCTGGACCTATACATGCTGTACCAGTTGGTGACGGAGAAGGGAGGGCTGGTGGAGGTCATCAACAAGAAGCTGTGGAGGGAGATCACCAAAGGGCTCAACCTACCTACCTCCATTACCAGTGCGGCCTTCACTCTCAGGACTCA atACATGAAGTACCTGTACCCTTACGAATGTGACAAGAGGGGACTCAGCAATCCAAATGAACTGCAGGCAGCTATTGACAGCAACAGGCGAGAGGGCCGCCGGCAGAGTTTCGGAAGCACTCTCTTCACCTACTCCCCCAACGGCACGCCCACCATGCTCTCTTCCCCTAAACTCTCCATGTCGGGCATGGGCATGCCCGGGGGCACCAATGGGACCCCACTCACCCCCGTGCAGAAAATCAAGAAAG AGGACGATAGCGGCCAGCCGCTGTCGGGGGCGGGCCGGATGCCGGTGGCTCTGGCAGGCCACTCGGTCATGGCGGCGCAGGCGGCGGCCGTGCAGGCGGCGGCGGCTCAGGCGGCCATGGCGGCTCAGGTGGCCGCGCTGGAGCAGCTGAGGGACAAGCTGGAGGCCGGCGAGCCGCCCGAGAAGAAGATGGCCCTGGCCTCCGAGGAGCACCAGCGCCTCCTGCAGAGGGCGCTGCAGCACAACCTGCTCGCCATGACCGCGCAGATGCCCATGAACATCCGCATAAACAGCCAGG ACGGCAGGCAGGACTCTGCCCTCAACCTCACCACCAATGGGATGAGCAGCATCAGTATGTCAGTCGAGCTCAATGGGGTCGTCTACACTG GTGTGCTTTTTGCTCAGGCAGCAGGGTCAGCCCCTTCAGGCCCATCTGGATCGTCAGGCTCCAGTAACAGCAAAGCCCCTGGTGGACGCAGTGGGTCTCAGcctgtcccacacacacctacctccTCCAACAACACATCGCCTTAA